The Cytobacillus oceanisediminis genomic interval TTCGTGCTGCCAATGAAGATTTTATTGTTCACTTTATTCTTTATTTGATAAACCCCTGCTTCAATGGGCGTTTCTTTAAACTGCTGTTTTAATTCTCTTTTCCGTTCCATGATAATCCCCCGTTTTTCTATTTTTTAAGCCAATACTCGCTGCCATCCAGCTTTCGGTCCAAAAATCCATAGTCGATCAAGTATCTCCTGATCAGAGCATAATCCTCATAAAAGTCCTTCAATGCCTGATTTAACTCTTTCTCGCCATATGTGTGCTTAGGCTGAAGCTGCCTGGCAATCTCCCGCAGCACAATCATCCTTTGCTTCTCCTTTGGCGGAAACTTTACGAGAGGTTTATCAGTGCCTTCAGGGAAGTATTTTTTGAGAATCTTATCCTGTTCTTCCTGTGTAATGTTGTAGCGGTCATCCACCATTGTCGCTGTTTTATGGACAGGCAGGAACGCTGGTGCATACTCATCCTTTTCCTTCAGCAATTCCATGATCGCCAGGAAAGTCTTAGCCTGCCGTTCTTTTTCTTTTAAGGCAAAGCGGTGATGGCGAATGGTCGAGGTGCTCCCCATGTCCAGTTCTTTCTGAATGTCCTTATCGCTTTTTCCCTGATAAAAAAGCTGCAGAAGACTCTTTTGATGATCAGTAAGCCCTGTAAGCTTCTTATCCATGAACAGCAAATAATCAAACACCGAGTTATGAGTCGTTTCGATATGAATGCGCAAATACCGTTCCGCTTCGTAAAATCGATCTTTATACGGATAGACAATTCCTTTTTCCGTCTTTTCCCCGCATAGCAGGCATGTAAATGAATCCTTTTCTTCAATATATCCCTGTTTTAGCTCCTCCAAAGAAGCCTCCCAGAATAAATTTGATAATTCCATTAGCCAAAACACATCCTAATCAGTTTGAAAATAAACAAACTATCACTTTGTTTGCCCTATGTTAAACATATTAAAATAAAGTTTAATTTTAGTCAACCACAAAACAAACATACCAATAATATGTTTATTTATTTCCAAACGAAAATCAAAAAGGTTTGTGCATACAGTGATAACATACACAGACAAATAAATAAAGACCTCCGGTTAAGAAGGTCTAGAATCTCCCTTTACGAATATGCTCATTGCCCCAGGGATTTTAACTTCCTCTTTTTTCAAAGTCCCTGTAATGTATGATCTCAGAAAGAATCTTACATCCATTTGCTTTCTCAAACTCCGTTCTGGCTTCATCCTTATTGTCATACTCAAACATTTTGACTTTGTCATGTAAAAAAAGTGTTAGAATCCACAAATCTTATACCTCCCTGGTTATAAAGATGCTTGAAGAATGAGCACAATCCGCAGAACCCCCTATAGTTTAAAGGTATGAAGTTTATGAGAGTAAGATGATTGTGTTCATTTTAAGAACAGATTAAAAGCAACCGTAATCAGCCAGCCGAGTGCAAAAGTAAGGGAAATATATGTACCGACATAAAGTAAAACCTCCGCCATGATTCCTCCCCCAATGATTTTGACTTGGATTTTTCTTTATAAGTGGGTATATTCTCGCTGCTAAGGATTGTCAAATCGTATTAAAACTAAAAGTACTTAGCCGTTTTCATCTCCCTTCCTTTTAAAATAATGTCATTATATCAAGTGGTTTTTAAAAATATGTCGAACAATTGGATCTTCAACGATTTGTAAATAGAGTGTTAACTTCCTTTAATAAATCTAATTTTTGTATTATAACTGATAAATAGTTGTCTATTTTTTCCGCTGCCAATTTGCGCTGATGCGGATTAATTGATTAACTAAACAGAAAAAAAGCCTATTTCCACATAGGCTTTTAAAAATTTGATCATTGTTTCTTTCCATTCATCCATCCGTGAAACGCAGAGATCAATCCGATAAATAAGCTGTATCCCAAAAAGGTATAAAGGTGGTGCCAGTCTTCTGCATGAACAAACAGGCCCATGGCCTCTGCCATTTTTTCCAGGGCTGCCATTGCTAAACTGATGGACAAAACAAAAATTCCTTTTAACCAGCCCTTCAGACTTTGCATGATTTTTAATAAAGGAATCATGAAGATAGGAAGGATTGCCAGGGTGAACAGAATATTGATTGAAAATATGGCTGAGAATGGCCGGATCGGGAAGTAGTATATCCCCTTCCCGATGAAATACAGATCTAAGTATGTGCCTAACAACGATGCCAATAGCATGGCCGGCATATAGGTTCTAATTCCAGACGGCTTTTTTGGCAAGGGCTGCGAGCTCGAGCCTTTCAAGTGTTTTACAGTATGCATGCTGGATCTCCCCATTGATCATATCGTCTAACTCCAGAAAATACTCCAATACATGAAAATCTCTAAACCAATCACCTAATTCTGTTTCAGGCTGGCTCACATTTTTCCAGGCAGTTTCAAGGCTTGGGCTATAAATCCGTCTTCCACCCGGCCGCAGCTTGCACGATTTTAATTGAAACTGATATTGCTCGCCCGGCAGCCCTTCATGGACATCATTGAAAATATGCGGCCAATAATCCTTCCTTGAACCAGTATGGGGGTTAGCATATGCCCATTGTTCCGTTAGGGCGAGCACCTCTTTGTCCTTAAACAGGACTTCATACAGTTTTTTCCCTAATAGGATCCGTTCATGAAGCGATTCAAAATGATTCAATGTCTGGCCCTTCATATGGGTAACGCCATTCTTTTCATAAGGAAAAAGGATGTGATTCAAGGACAACAGCTCCTGCAGCTTAAATTCAAGCTTTTGAAAAACCTCTTGTTTATATAGCTGATTTTGAATCACTCTTTTTTCTAAATAGCTTTGTTCATTTATGATAAGGGCAATGGTGAGAATGTAAGGATCAGGCTTTCTCCAAAAACAGCTCCAGACCGTTTCCATGAAGATGGAAATATTAAGGAACGGAAACAGGAAAAATAATGGCTTATTTCTTTTCAGGCTTTCCCGATAAATCAGGAATTGCGGATAGGCATCCTGAAAAATGAGCCAATTCCCTCTTTCCAGAAAGGAAAAGAAAGAATGTTTTTCGCGATCCGGTACTAATCGGGACAGAATCTCCCCTTTTAAATCGGTCATATTCCAGCCGCCATTTCGTGAAACCATATGTCCTAAAAACGCCCAATGGATTTCCGGATGCTTCCGATAGAAATCAAGATAGGCTTTTGTTCTGGTGACATTATTTAGATTCCAGCGCTTTGTCTCCCGTTTAATTTGGCTGAGTATCCCCTTCTCCTCATCCGAAAGACTTTTCGGTTTTTGAATTCCTGTCCTTTTCTTTAATTCTTCCTTTAACCAGCCCATTGGGGATTTCCCTTGTTTCTTTTGAAAAAAGATGAGCATCCCCTCCTCCATGAATTCTCTTTCAGCCATATGAATATGTATCTGTATCTAAAGGAAACATTTTACTTGAGAGGAATGTGCATGAAATGACTGATACAGTTTCCGGCATTAACGATCTCATCACCCTATTAAGAAAAGACCAGTCACATGATGGTTCCTGGAATTATCCATTTGAAACTGGTATTTCAACAGATGCTTATATGATCATTTTATTAAGGACACTGGAGATACATGATGAAAAATTAATACAGGGGCTGGCAGCAAGGATCATAAGCAAGCAAGAGGAAAATGGCGCCTGGAAGATTTTTGAGGATGAAAAGGATGGAAATGCCACCTCCACTCTGGAGGCCTATTACGGGCTTCTTTATTCAGGCTATATTCAGAAGGAAGATCCCAGGATGAAAGCTGCCAGGAAATTTATACTGGAGCATGGCGGAATGGAGAGCGTAAATGTTTTTACAAAAATTATGCTTTCCTCTACGGGACAATATCCATGGCCTGACTCCTTTCCGGTTCCCGTGGAGATTATGCTTCTTCCTCTTTCCTTCCCCTTTAACTTTTATCAGTTTTCCGTGTATGGGCGTGTGAATCTGGCTCCGATTTTGATTCTGGCAGAGAAAAAGTTCAGCATCAAAACGAAAAATAGCCCTGACCTTTCAGATCTACTATTAACAAGGTCAGGAGTAGTCCCATGGGATATCCAGCCAGAATACCGGTCATTATTATCATTCATCAAAGAAGGCGTTGAAGATCTTTTAGGACTGTCTGAACAGTTTCACTCATTGGCTATGGAACGGGCAAAAAAATATATGCTCGAGCGGATTGAACCGGATGGAACATTCTATAGTTATTTCAGCTCAACCTTTTTAATGATATTTGCGCTCTTGTCTCTTGGCTATTCCAAGGATGATCACATTATAAAAAAGGCGGTCGCAGGACTGAAATCGCTCAGGACTGATATTGCCGGCCTCCCCCATATCCAGTACGCTAACGCCAGTGTCTGGAATACTTCCCTGATTAATACCGCTCTTCAATTGGCCGGCCTTTCGCCAGAAGATCCTGCTGTAAAGAAAGCAAAAACCTATTTGCTGAAGCGGCAGCATGATCAGTTTGGGGATTGGGTCATCCATAATCCGAATGCTTTGCCGGGCGGATGGGGCTTTTCCGACGTAAACACCCGCAATCCCGATGTAGACGATACAACTGCTTCGTTAAGAGCGATAGCCAGAAGTGTTCAGGATAGTTCAGTCAATCAGGAAGCCTGGGATCGGGGCATTCAGTGGCTATTATCTATGCAGAATGAGGATGGCGGATGGCCTTCTTTTGAGAGGAACACCGGGAATCCATGGCTCGGCTTCCTTCCGATTGAAAAGGGTGAATATATGTTTGGAGATCCAACCTCTGCCGACCTGACCGGGAGGACTCTGGAGTTTTTGGGGAATTATACAAATCTGCCTGTTGCTGACCCTTTGTATAAAAACGCGGTAAACTGGTTGTTGGACAATCAGGAACAAGATGGCGCCTGGTATGGCAGATGGGGTATTTGCTATCTTTATGGCACGTGGGCGGCAGTAACAGGGCTTATCGCGTCTGGCCTTTCAAGAGACCATCCTTCCATTCAAAAAGCAACTGACTGGCTGAAGGGAATTCAAAATGAGGATGGCGGCTGGGGGGAATCATGCCTGAGCGACAGCGAAAAATCATATGTTCCTTTGAATGCAAGTACCATAACAGACACGGCATGGGCACTGGATGCTTTAATTGCAGCCGAGGACCAGCCAACAGATGCAATCCAAAAAGGAATTCATTACCTGGCCCATTCAATCGATAAAGAAGATTGGACAACAGCCTATCCAAAAGGGCAGGCCATGGCAGGAAGCTTTTACATCCATTATCATAGCTATCGGTATATCTTTCCTCTTATGGCTTTGGCCCAATATCATAGGAAGTTCGGTCAATGATATACCGCAGAGGAAGATTTAGCCCTGCCTTCTTTTAGTTTTTCAGGCAAAAAAAGGCGCCTGCCTAATAACATAAAGGGTTCCGTTTTGAGGTGCTTTTCAAAAAAACTGCACCGAAATGACAGCCCATTTTTACAACGTAAATGGCATATAAAAAAGCAAAACTCGCTCTAAAATGGCGAGTTTGCTTTGTAATAAATTACCCGTTCTTATTGAACTAAAGCAGCCGTTCGTATTATAAGGTCAACTAGAAATGAAAATATTTCTGGTTGATACTTCATAGGCATAGGGGGTAGTAAATTGATGTTTCTTTATATTTAGTAGTTCATACTCACCTGCAAAACAGCTACCAATATAAAAAAAATCCTCTGTATATTCTTCATCATTATTCGGTATTTCTACATTACAACCAATGTAGGAAGCCAAACTCATTTCGACTCACGGAGAAAAAAAGACTTATAATCCACTAACCAATCACTTACATAAATTGGTGAATGAGTCGAATTAGTCCAAATGAAATCACAGCCATTGGGGACGGCTCCATATAGAGATGCTTCGTCATGTCGGTACTGGCGTGGCTATGGGGAACGCCAGCGATAGGGTTAAGGCAGCAGCTGATTTTGTTACTGGGCACCACGAAAATGATGGATTAACTGAGTTTATAGAACGCTATCTTCTTAAATCATATGCGATTTAGAGTATATTTATAAAAAAATGACAGGTTTCATTCATACCTGTCATTTTTTTAATAGCAATATTTATTTAATAGAGTCCAGTTTAGCTTCTCCTTCTAACGGGAAATATTCAGGGATCCATAACGGCATTTTCAGTCAATGGCTATTTAATGATCCTTCCTTAAACGAAAATTTGTTTCTTCTTAAGATGATGTTTAAGACTTTCCATCAGCATATCTTCTTTTATAATTTTTTTGTTAAGTATCCTAACTTCATCAACCATTAATAGCCTCATATCTTCTACAATGTATTTTGCTAAAAGCCATATATAAACACCCCTATTCTTCATATTTTGCATACAAAAATACAGGGTAATCTCACTTGTCTAAATTTCCTGAAGATATTTTTTGCAGTAACGGCTCCTCCGTTTAAAGCTATCTATACCTATCATACTCAGCCACAAAGCTTCCAGTTCTTCCGCTATTGAACGTTAAATCTTTGGCTTTGCACAAACTGATTTCCCTCTTGTGCCACTAGCCATATCGTAAAGGTGTATTCACCTTTATTTAAAGATGGTAGCTTTACATCAAATGACAGCGACTCACCTGGCAAAATCCTGATTTCTTTTAATACTTGCAAAAAGAACTTTCCATCAGAATATCGGTATACCCTTCCCAATTCTCGGCTGGAAATTTCAAATTCATATAATTGGCTCGTATTAAAATGCAGAATTGCTACTTCACTTCCTTCATTTTTTATTTCATAGGTAAAAATTAGATTTTCATCGTCCGATTCATTTAGAATAAGTGAAGGTCTTAAATTTTTCATAGTTTGCCCATCCTTTACATTTCGTATTTGGGATTTAATTTTCATATATGTTTCTTATTCTATGACTTTTGTTTCTTTAACATTTGATTGCTTTATCGATAAGTTATTATTTATAAGTATATTATGTTTATTATTACCTCTAGTTTTCAAAGTTGGGGCCTAATTTTAAAAACCCCAAATCTCCCGCGTGTTTATAGTAGTTTTGATGGATTTATCAGCAAAATTCAAGTGAAATCCAGAGATCCATTCATTCTTAGTAGTTCTTTAGAACCTCAAAATAACCCCAATTGCTAATCCTTTTTGTGAGCTTTACAATTTTACTAACCTCTTAGTCTAACCATCCTTATCGAAAAATCCTTCCACATATTTTTCAAGATCCTAAGAAAAAGTCTTCTATTCTATTACCCTTTGAAAGAGGTGATGATACTTCGTAATCCATTAAAAACTATTTGAGCTACATACCATCTTCATTTTTTCATCAAGATTCTCTTCTTTGCAGTCTATAAAAATTTGGTGGAATAGGAGAATGTCAATGAAAAAGCTAACTAAGAAAACTCTTTTAGCTGGTTCTTTAGCTACTATTATGCTTTCAGGGTCTATTTTTCAAGTAAATGCACTTGGAGCACCTGCGAATGAAACAGGCTTGGAAAAGTCAAGTACAGCAATTAGTAACAATATCACAGATAATCATGAAATTACGCTTATTACTGGTGATGTAGTGAAGGTTTCTACTCTTGATAACGGAAAATATATCATTAACGTAGATCCAGCTGAAGAGAATGGCGAAGGTGTCAGGGTGATGACCATTGGAGAGGATACATTTGTTTTCCCGAACTCTGCCATGCCGTACCTTGCTGCTGGAAAACTAGATCAGGACTTATTCAATATTACAAAATTGAGGGAATATGGCTATGATGACAAGAATTTAGCATCGTTACCTGTTATCGTAGAATACGAAGAGTCAAAGGCTAGAACCTTCTCCAAAGCCGTTGCTCCAAAAGGATCGAAAAAAGTTCGCGAATTAGAAAGCATTAATGGTGCTGCACTTTCAGCAGAGAAAAAACAGGCGGATACATTCTGGGAGGATGTCACCGTGGAAAGCACCAGTAATGAACCTGAAAAAGCCTCTCTCTTTAAGTATGGTGTAGAAAAAATCTGGCTAGATGGACGTGTTGAAGCATCACTGGATAAAAGCGTTCCGCAAATTGAGGCTGATACAGCATGGGAAGCTGGCTATACAGGTAAAGGTGTAAAGGTGGCCGTACTTGATACTGGAATTGATGCTGTGCACCCTGACATAGTCAATCAAATAGATGAAGCAGTTAGCTTTGTTCCAGATGAAGATGTGAAAGACGTCAATGGACATGGTACCCATGTTGCCTCCACTGTGCTTGGAACAGGTGCAGCTGATAGTAAATACAAGGGCGTTGCTCCTGATGCGCGTTTACTTGTAGGGAAAGTATTGAGTAATCAAGGATTTGGACAAGACTCCTGGATTATCGATGGGATGGAATGGGCATCCGAGAATGCGAAGATTGTTAACATGAGTCTTGGAAGCAGTGAGCCAAGTGATGGGACAGACCCTATGGCTCAGGCAGTAAATAGGCTTAGCGAAGAAAAAGGTACACTATTTGTTATCGCAGCAGGAAATAGCGGAGGAGAAGGCACGATTGGTTCTCCTGGGGCGGCAGATTCTGCGTTAACAGTTGGAGCTGTTGATAAATCTGATCAGCTTGCTTACTTCTCTTCTAAAGGACCACGCTATGGAGATATGGCCGTAAAACCTGATTTATCAGCTCCTGGTGTGGGAATTGTGGCTGCACGCTCTCAATATTCTTCTGGCAGCGGATCATACAAAAGTTTAAATGGAACATCTATGGCTACACCTCATGTGGCCGGTGCTGCTGCTATCCTAGCACAAAAGCATCCAGAATGGGATGGAGATACCATAAAACAAGCCCTGATGAATACGACAAAGAAGCTTGATGCTTACCAGCCTTTTCATGTAGGAACTGGACGAGTGAACGTTGCTGCTGCTTTGAACACACAGTTGCGGGCAACTGGTTCGATCTCATTCGGCTTCTTCAAATGGCCACATGATCAATCAGCTCCTGTAGAAAAAGGCGTTACGTATACAAATGATAGTGAACAAGATATCACTCTAGAGCTGGAAGCGACATTTACGAATGCCCAAGGTACAGAAGCTCCAGCCGGGTTGCTGACCCTTTCTGAAAAAACAATCACAGTTCCAGCGGGAGGAAGTGCAGACGTAAAAGTGAAGCTCGATTCAAAATTGGGCGAAACTGGATCCCGTTATCAAGGTTATTTAACAGCTAAGGTAAATGGAGAAACAGCTGTACGGACTACAATGGGAATGGTTAAGGAAGATGAAAGATATCCGCTCACATTAAAGGCAACAGACCGTGACGGTACTCCAGGACTGGCATATGTAGTGTTATTCAGTGAGAATATGGAACCTTGGGTTTATGCTGTTAATGGATCCTTGGAGCTTCGCCTGCCACCAGGCACTTATTCCGCAATGTCCCTTATGGATGTGGATGTCGACACTGACCACGCTGGTGTAGCCCTTGTTGGAGATCCAGAAGTGAAATTGAATGGCCCACAAACAGTCGAGCTCGATGCAAGGAAAGCAAATGAAAT includes:
- a CDS encoding DUF2087 domain-containing protein; the protein is MELSNLFWEASLEELKQGYIEEKDSFTCLLCGEKTEKGIVYPYKDRFYEAERYLRIHIETTHNSVFDYLLFMDKKLTGLTDHQKSLLQLFYQGKSDKDIQKELDMGSTSTIRHHRFALKEKERQAKTFLAIMELLKEKDEYAPAFLPVHKTATMVDDRYNITQEEQDKILKKYFPEGTDKPLVKFPPKEKQRMIVLREIARQLQPKHTYGEKELNQALKDFYEDYALIRRYLIDYGFLDRKLDGSEYWLKK
- a CDS encoding CBO0543 family protein, which produces MHTVKHLKGSSSQPLPKKPSGIRTYMPAMLLASLLGTYLDLYFIGKGIYYFPIRPFSAIFSINILFTLAILPIFMIPLLKIMQSLKGWLKGIFVLSISLAMAALEKMAEAMGLFVHAEDWHHLYTFLGYSLFIGLISAFHGWMNGKKQ
- a CDS encoding DUF2515 family protein, with the protein product MLIFFQKKQGKSPMGWLKEELKKRTGIQKPKSLSDEEKGILSQIKRETKRWNLNNVTRTKAYLDFYRKHPEIHWAFLGHMVSRNGGWNMTDLKGEILSRLVPDREKHSFFSFLERGNWLIFQDAYPQFLIYRESLKRNKPLFFLFPFLNISIFMETVWSCFWRKPDPYILTIALIINEQSYLEKRVIQNQLYKQEVFQKLEFKLQELLSLNHILFPYEKNGVTHMKGQTLNHFESLHERILLGKKLYEVLFKDKEVLALTEQWAYANPHTGSRKDYWPHIFNDVHEGLPGEQYQFQLKSCKLRPGGRRIYSPSLETAWKNVSQPETELGDWFRDFHVLEYFLELDDMINGEIQHAYCKTLERLELAALAKKAVWN
- the shc gene encoding squalene--hopene cyclase; translated protein: MTDTVSGINDLITLLRKDQSHDGSWNYPFETGISTDAYMIILLRTLEIHDEKLIQGLAARIISKQEENGAWKIFEDEKDGNATSTLEAYYGLLYSGYIQKEDPRMKAARKFILEHGGMESVNVFTKIMLSSTGQYPWPDSFPVPVEIMLLPLSFPFNFYQFSVYGRVNLAPILILAEKKFSIKTKNSPDLSDLLLTRSGVVPWDIQPEYRSLLSFIKEGVEDLLGLSEQFHSLAMERAKKYMLERIEPDGTFYSYFSSTFLMIFALLSLGYSKDDHIIKKAVAGLKSLRTDIAGLPHIQYANASVWNTSLINTALQLAGLSPEDPAVKKAKTYLLKRQHDQFGDWVIHNPNALPGGWGFSDVNTRNPDVDDTTASLRAIARSVQDSSVNQEAWDRGIQWLLSMQNEDGGWPSFERNTGNPWLGFLPIEKGEYMFGDPTSADLTGRTLEFLGNYTNLPVADPLYKNAVNWLLDNQEQDGAWYGRWGICYLYGTWAAVTGLIASGLSRDHPSIQKATDWLKGIQNEDGGWGESCLSDSEKSYVPLNASTITDTAWALDALIAAEDQPTDAIQKGIHYLAHSIDKEDWTTAYPKGQAMAGSFYIHYHSYRYIFPLMALAQYHRKFGQ
- a CDS encoding HAD family hydrolase is translated as MGNASDRVKAAADFVTGHHENDGLTEFIERYLLKSYAI
- a CDS encoding BsuPI-related putative proteinase inhibitor, which produces MKNLRPSLILNESDDENLIFTYEIKNEGSEVAILHFNTSQLYEFEISSRELGRVYRYSDGKFFLQVLKEIRILPGESLSFDVKLPSLNKGEYTFTIWLVAQEGNQFVQSQRFNVQ
- a CDS encoding S8 family peptidase, which translates into the protein MKKLTKKTLLAGSLATIMLSGSIFQVNALGAPANETGLEKSSTAISNNITDNHEITLITGDVVKVSTLDNGKYIINVDPAEENGEGVRVMTIGEDTFVFPNSAMPYLAAGKLDQDLFNITKLREYGYDDKNLASLPVIVEYEESKARTFSKAVAPKGSKKVRELESINGAALSAEKKQADTFWEDVTVESTSNEPEKASLFKYGVEKIWLDGRVEASLDKSVPQIEADTAWEAGYTGKGVKVAVLDTGIDAVHPDIVNQIDEAVSFVPDEDVKDVNGHGTHVASTVLGTGAADSKYKGVAPDARLLVGKVLSNQGFGQDSWIIDGMEWASENAKIVNMSLGSSEPSDGTDPMAQAVNRLSEEKGTLFVIAAGNSGGEGTIGSPGAADSALTVGAVDKSDQLAYFSSKGPRYGDMAVKPDLSAPGVGIVAARSQYSSGSGSYKSLNGTSMATPHVAGAAAILAQKHPEWDGDTIKQALMNTTKKLDAYQPFHVGTGRVNVAAALNTQLRATGSISFGFFKWPHDQSAPVEKGVTYTNDSEQDITLELEATFTNAQGTEAPAGLLTLSEKTITVPAGGSADVKVKLDSKLGETGSRYQGYLTAKVNGETAVRTTMGMVKEDERYPLTLKATDRDGTPGLAYVVLFSENMEPWVYAVNGSLELRLPPGTYSAMSLMDVDVDTDHAGVALVGDPEVKLNGPQTVELDARKANEISAEVPKEVEANYRRIEYYRTLGDQKLNSGYLLPVWVDKMYAVPTEEVETGYFEQLTRWRLAKPYLTIKFNGMELDDIPLAGGTLLDGKYNISTVYAGKGSSTDFGALDVQDKAVVVERNDEVTPSEQATAAAAAGAKLLIIVNNEDKEFSVYAGTADYTDNPIAVAAVSKKEGAKLVQAASSGNVMLQVEGNVNSPYVYDLVDAHKGSIPTDLTYAPKNKDLATIDSRYNSHVQAAGGEFRYDLRPHTFGAVGFMYKINYPSARTEYVSATEDSRWYHQANVLDATWQIRQPLATYSKGQKLKENWFSPVVRPSLGEGYWAPKRQGSGLQINVPAWADAGKGNTGGTEYDVSVQNQSSKLYLSDTLLKEGKGQALAAYTGIPKERTQFRYVTDAKRDENRWNTSVRTHTEWTFWTEELQDAWQYNLPFLTLDYQVDTDVNGNAKVNVPTSLSLSVGKVKDAIGYGKVEGATLEVSFDEGISWKKVKLTQSGDNFEATIENPINAKSVSLKASAWDDEGNKITQEIIKAYGLK